The DNA region CTTCGTTCGGTCTCCTCTATCTTAGATTCCCAAATGCTTTGGTTTCTTAGAAGATTATCATTGATCTGAACGGGAAAAATCACTAGGAGTAAGATGAGAGGTGATCTTAATAAACAACTCATCTGCATTTGCTTTTGTTAATATGtcatcaaattaaaatatgatacTAGATACACAAGGATAGATGTCAAAATTACCCACCTCGTCAAGAAATCTCTTTTGTTCAATGCCTTTATCAAGCTTCTTTTGCAATTTCAGCAGTTTTGTGTTTTCGCTCAAAGCCTTTTCAATAGCTAAGGAAGATTCTCTTTCAGTGTCTTCTTCAACTTCTTGCAGTAATGACTCAAAATACTGAGACCAAGGTGAAAAGTGTTAGAAGAGTAAGTGGATATGCAACATCCCACAATGGAAACAGTAGGCTGGATATTTGATAGACCAAAACATTTGTTTTGCAGCATGCTAAATCCACGAATGCACGCCTCGAATGTAATTTAGTAGTAAATCAATTCTCACTTTGAGAATTGAGATAAAAATATCTAATGAGTTTCACTGGAAAATAAAACCATGCCGCTTAGAAAGAGGAGAAGACTCACATTTTTCTGGCTTTCAAGTTGAGAAGTAAGAAGCTCATTGTACTCGCTCTTTATCTGCATCATGAATAATATAATCATGGAGAAACTAAAAACTGTCAAATGGATAAGATAAAGATTAAACAAGAGTCTAAATGTAAAAGTTATGAAAGTTACATATTCAACTTCATCACCCAAAGTGTCATTCTGTCCCGCAGACTTACTCGAACCATCATAATGCCGGGCACAGTGGTGATTTAGCTCAACCAATTTTCCATCGGTTTTAGATTGTATCAATCGGTGAACATAATTGTCACCAGCATAGTCCCACACACGTTGTGTTTCCAGTTCAAGGGAATAGCAGTGTTCAGTTTCTTTCCAGTGACCGATGGCATGCCCTTCCCTATACCTATAACACAATACATGCATCAGAAAATATCAAACTTTCTGGTCAAGAGTCATAAATCAATATACGTGTATACATTAGGAAATAGAGTCCCTTCAATGGAAAACAAACTTAGTACCTCCCACAGCCAACAAAACCACAAATAAGACACATCCAAAGATTTTCTGAAGTTTGACAAACATAACATACTGATTTCTCAGGCTGTTGCTGGCAGTACCGGCATACCTGTTCAAGTCACAATCAGTGACATTAGTCTAGATCCAAGTCACAAAGCTGTCCACAGCTTGAATGTGATTAGCAccacataaattaaaatagagCACATTCTCCCCCATATACTCCATTAAATACCATGTGCTTATTATGTCTACCCACACTTAGTTAATTACGAAAGTAAATTAATTCACAATTTCACATGATCTAAAAATGCTTTGAATTGTGATGTTTCATCCCACAGGATACAAGTTTGTCTTAAACTCAACTCACACACCTAATCCCAGAAGCACCTACCAACAGTTAAATAGATATATAATCAAACAACAGAATTGTTCCCTCCACTTCTATAGATACTTAGGCACGACAATCATAAATCCTATAACTTCACGGTAGGATCATTAGCACCCACCGGACAAGAAGAATCAGTCCATTTAGACATACAAGAGCAGTGAAAGGAGTGGTTACAGATTGTAGTGAGAATCCCATCAGTATCTTGGTCTAGTCTCTCTGCAGCCATTGGAAAGTGGTGTAAACCATAGTCAGAATCAATAGCTTCAAAGATTAGCCAAATCATTCACAAAACCGTTAAAGCTATGACAGTTTCAGATTACATATGTTACAAATCTTAAGATTTTGGATGCCAATTCCCTCTAGTATTGCAAGTAAACATCTACATCTTATCCATAATGATGTTTGAAAAACAGTACCAAGACAAACTGGACAAGTAGGCAGCTCTGTAAAGCTTGCAGAGGAAGGTTGTGAGTGCTCAATTGACCCAGTATATTGTATATCTACAGTGAAGAACATGCGGCAGGTCTCCTCCTGCATACAAGGAAATAAAAAGGTTAACGATATGGAGCACGACACAGGAATACACAACCATGAGGGGGGGGGGGATCACCTCAAGTGATGAAAAACACTTTCCATTGTACTGCTTGTAAAAATAATCTGCATTTTTTTGATCATCAAGCCTGATCAACACACTGTAGCGATCCTCCAATCCTTCAGTCCTGCATTAGCACAGACAGACTAGATCATCAGTGGAAAGCAATAGGTCAATTCCTCCCCTACAAAACCAAACAATCTGCCATTATCAACCAACCTCACAATTCGCATTTCCAACATGTTCTGAATAAATGGACCACAGAACTGACAGAAATCAGCATAGGTAGTGTGATTGGGGACCCCAACTACACATATAAGAGGATTTCTCTCAACCTGAAAGACATTAAAAAAGTTAAATGTAGGTGCAAAACTTTCAAAGCAACAACAAGacaaaaggaaaaatgaggtaTAGGGAGACACATTTGTGTTTTATCTTTACACAATATCCATGAAACAATCATCTTTTGATTCTAACATAAAGTTCTACTAATCGTACAAACAAATTTCCATACTGAAAGTGTTGTTTTTTATAAGTGAATTAAACATAAGGTTGGCCTACAAATATGAGTGCAGTGTACATGTCATCATGTAGAATtcaataatttcaataaaaacgAGGAAATTTACACTAATGAAGGACTAACATCAGCTAGCTATAAacaaattactactatttttaatGATCACATCTCTATACCAGTATTGTTTCAGTTCGTCCATACCTATCCATTCGCATTTCGCAGTATCAttatcataatcataatcataatcataatcataatcataatcataatctTAAGCAGTAGATAACATTGCAAAAACTATCTCCACAACACAAATACAATAAGGCCATAACTCAATTTTCAGCAGACTAGGCAGCGATTAGTTCAAAAATGGTTACTAGGCAACGATTAATCTTGATTCTAAGAATCAAGTCTGTTTACCGGAAGTTGGTCGGATGATGCGTCGTTTTTGAAGAGATGCATAACGCCTGTGATCTCTTCGATTCTAGGGTTTCCAGAAGAGAAATTCAACG from Salvia splendens isolate huo1 chromosome 9, SspV2, whole genome shotgun sequence includes:
- the LOC121747242 gene encoding BRAP2 RING ZnF UBP domain-containing protein 2-like is translated as MLEKTSTSSSAATGAPAEDLFRSTEDVDLTGDPSWSATAQALNFSSGNPRIEEITGVMHLFKNDASSDQLPVERNPLICVVGVPNHTTYADFCQFCGPFIQNMLEMRIVRTEGLEDRYSVLIRLDDQKNADYFYKQYNGKCFSSLEEETCRMFFTVDIQYTGSIEHSQPSSASFTELPTCPVCLERLDQDTDGILTTICNHSFHCSCMSKWTDSSCPVCRYCQQQPEKSVCYVCQTSENLWMCLICGFVGCGRYREGHAIGHWKETEHCYSLELETQRVWDYAGDNYVHRLIQSKTDGKLVELNHHCARHYDGSSKSAGQNDTLGDEVEYIKSEYNELLTSQLESQKNYFESLLQEVEEDTERESSLAIEKALSENTKLLKLQKKLDKGIEQKRFLDEINDNLLRNQSIWESKIEETERREKKLLQVKDKRIEVLEEQLRSLMACLETQNSAQHSAVSDEPTDSNSEAVVAETSSESGSRRTKKTNNRRKKK